Proteins encoded in a region of the Sugiyamaella lignohabitans strain CBS 10342 chromosome B, complete sequence genome:
- the AFI1 gene encoding Afi1p (Arf3p polarization-specific docking factor; required for the polarized distribution of the ADP-ribosylation factor, Arf3p; participates in polarity development and maintenance of a normal haploid budding pattern; interacts with Cnm7p; GO_component: GO:0005938 - cell cortex [Evidence IEA]; GO_component: GO:0005935 - cellular bud neck [Evidence IDA] [PMID 18397879]; GO_component: GO:0005737 - cytoplasm [Evidence IEA]; GO_component: GO:0005737 - cytoplasm [Evidence IDA] [PMID 14562095]; GO_component: GO:0005634 - nucleus [Evidence IMP] [PMID 14515169]; GO_component: GO:0005634 - nucleus [Evidence IGI] [PMID 18397879]; GO_component: GO:0048471 - perinuclear region of cytoplasm [Evidence IEA]; GO_component: GO:0005886 - plasma membrane [Evidence IMP] [PMID 14515169]; GO_component: GO:0005886 - plasma membrane [Evidence IDA,IMP] [PMID 18397879]; GO_function: GO:0003674 - molecular_function [Evidence ND]; GO_process: GO:0051666 - actin cortical patch localization [Evidence IGI,IMP] [PMID 18397879]; GO_process: GO:0008105 - asymmetric protein localization [Evidence IMP] [PMID 18397879]; GO_process: GO:0000282 - cellular bud site selection [Evidence IMP] [PMID 18397879]): MDPRNAHMEARHVEYVLTAEFDIDAGPTVSHQYPEVIQSDRHLMAELMLPDQIHARNEDWTVFFLYRRPGSQQLEYNILDEVDKEAAEKFYVLNLVNTKFDSNARRGAIVKSMAIVTPHPFFQVFKPLLLLALDDYFEAPGISHLENLYDILNSVDMSQVPRFTPSERLLLASSEYTSLFIEKFDAQNDDNHDAFGNRNRSSQPRSLAHSFNSRSSITQSEPRSPRSPKSPETLVSTTLDRPFTEVPPPTAIAAGTTNSTDTSSSTATNASIDATTSSRLSNLNISPPSTTADAIAAATAVAPVSTTTLTLASSLSTPLTTPTTAGPPATPSSITSTPVGLTRRTSTTTIQQPSFYIDLRNQGQRLSSSQARTAQRDSHFFDTTVPYKSMNIPIKIPTDFSPESVGDFSLIKLIALLTSMNQPFTTLHPHLTIYGPHTPPLLVLIFALLTQKRILFIGLNALSRDVAEHVLACCSLASGGGILRSYTTHAFPYTDLSKVDDLLASNGYIAGVKNPTFEHHANWWDIIVDLEHGTMKISPDIGTPAPPGNHRSLANGSSGAGLPNYSGPVNAEDLSFVDEVKKMVANHYGETSVRTRCQQYIKRFVRMSTNYEEYKYGATNLWPSFNDPDYLVVPGYGYTWASESQKVSDFALYAPVIEGWRASRSYKYYIDDQRGIWQLPPKYVIDYECHLDRLRLQQLSYEESASVFEALCTHTQDYDDINRLLSATHQNNLFYLCLGMFHRDASIRIMTVRLLQRIEQHTAGKLYFQSIGQFQKLAYKRLVDELNSPANTFVPQDGVPF, from the coding sequence ATGGATCCTCGTAATGCCCATATGGAGGCTCGTCATGTCGAATATGTGTTGACAGCCGAATTCGACATTGATGCTGGTCCTACTGTTAGTCACCAGTATCCTGAAGTTATTCAAAGCGATCGTCATTTAATGGCTGAGCTCATGCTTCCTGATCAGATCCATGCTCGTAATGAAGATTGGACCGTGTTTTTCTTATATAGGAGACCTGGCTCTCAACAACTCGAGTATAATATTCTCGATGAAGTTGACAaagaggctgctgagaagTTCTATGTTCTCAATCTGGTAAATACTAAGTTCGATTCAAATGCAAGACGTGGTGCTATTGTGAAGTCAATGGCAATTGTTACTCCCCATCCTTTTTTCCAAGTTTTTAAGCCGTTACTTCTGCTGGCTCTAGATGATTATTTCGAAGCTCCTGGAATCTCTCATTTAGAGAATTTATATGATATCCTCAACTCTGTTGATATGTCACAAGTTCCACGATTCACTCCTTCAGAAAGACTGTTATTAGCTTCTTCTGAGTATACTTCACTATTTATCGAAAAGTTCGACGCTCAAAATGACGACAATCACGATGCATTTGGTAATCGAAATAGATCTTCTCAACCAAGATCTCTAGCGCATTCTTTCAACTCTCGTTCTTCTATAACTCAATCTGAGCCTCGATCTCCTCGTTCTCCCAAGTCTCCGGAAACCTTAGTATCCACAACTCTAGACAGACCATTCACAGAAGTACCACCGCCCACtgcaattgctgctggaacTACTAATAGTACTGACACATCGTCCAGCACAGCCACTAATGCCTCTATTGACGCCACAACCTCTTCGCGCTTGTCGAATCTTAATATTTCACCACCCTCGACCACTGCTGATGCCATAGCAGCCGCAACAGCTGTAGCTCCTGTATCGACTACTACATTAACACTGGCCAGTAGTTTAAGCACCCCTCTGACTACCCCTACAACTGCCGGCCCACCTGCTACCCCATCGTCTATCACATCAACCCCAGTGGGCTTAACGAGGCGGACAAGTACTACTACCATTCAACAACCGTCGTTCTACATCGACCTTCGTAACCAAGGTCAACGTCTTTCCAGTTCTCAAGCGAGAACTGCACAAAGAGATTCTCATTTTTTCGACACTACTGTACCATACAAATCTATGAACATTCCTATTAAAATCCCTACCGATTTTTCTCCAGAGTCTGTTGGCGATTTCTCTCTAATCAAATTAATAGCCCTTCTCACTTCGATGAATCAGCCTTTTACAACTCTACACCCACATCTCACAATTTATGGTCCACACACTCCTCCTCTATTAGTACTGATTTTCGCCCTTTTAACGCAAAAGagaattttatttattggcTTGAATGCTTTATCTCGAGATGTTGCTGAACACGTATTAGCCTGTTGTTCTTTAGCTTCTGGAGGTGGTATTCTTCGCTCTTATACTACTCATGCATTTCCATACACGGATCTCAGCAAGGTTGATGACTTGTTGGCGTCCAATGGATATATTGCTGGTGTTAAGAATCCAACTTTTGAACATCATGCAAATTGGTGGGACATTATAGTGGACCTAGAGCATGGCACCATGAAAATATCACCTGATATTGGAACCCCAGCTCCACCTGGCAATCACCGGTCTCTGGCAAATGGAAGCTCTGGTGCCGGCTTACCAAACTATTCTGGTCCTGTAAATGCCGAAGATCTGagttttgttgatgaggTTAAGAAGATGGTGGCTAATCACTACGGCGAAACCTCTGTACGCACCCGCTGCCAGCAGTATATTAAACGATTTGTTCGCATGTCAACCAATTACGAAGAATACAAGTATGGTGCTACCAATTTATGGCCGTCTTTTAACGACCCCGACTATCTTGTGGTTCCTGGCTACGGTTATACATGGGCAAGTGAGTCTCAGAAGGTATCTGATTTTGCCCTGTATGCACCTGTTATTGAAGGATGGAGAGCCTCTCGCagttataaatattacATTGATGATCAACGAGGAATATGGCAGCTACCTCCCAAGTACGTTATTGACTATGAATGCCATCTAGATCGACTGAGACTTCAACAGCTAAGTTATGAAGAATCGGCTTCTGTTTTTGAAGCTCTCTGTACTCATACTCAAGACTATGATGACATCAACCGGCTCCTCTCTGCTACCCACCAGAATAAcctattttatttatgcCTTGGCATGTTCCATCGCGATGCTTCAATCAGAATCATGACTGTGCGCCTTCTACAGCGCATTGAACAGCACACTGCCGGAAAGCTTTACTTCCAGTCCATTggccagttccagaaaCTAGCCTATAAACGCCTCGTAGATGAACTTAACAGTCCTGCAAACACCTTTGTGCCCCAGGATGGAGTGCCCTTTTAA
- the SEE1 gene encoding Efm4p codes for MTDLNPSKLGTKSYWDNFYNVEKENFKENPQDTGECWFDDSNAEQKVVNFLTTLAEDGEIPEIVNFESTEVIDLGTGNGRLLISVREAGFEGQLTGLDYSAPAVEFAESVAAEEQIENIKFQHADFLTSSNWNESQSQWDVVLDKGTLDAIALSSEKYKGEDEVERTGVEQYAHAVKDMVKSKGILLITSCNFTEPELINAITKEGAFEKWRIVKYPSFEFGGAKGQTICTVAFRKRE; via the coding sequence ATGACCGATTTAAATCCATCAAAACTTGGCACAAAGTCCTATTGGGATAATTTCTATAATGtggagaaagaaaatttcaaagaGAACCCACAGGATACCGGAGAGTGCTGGTTTGATGACTCGAATGCTGAGCAGAAAGTAGTTAACTTTTTAACAACTCTAGCAGAAGATGGTGAAATTCCTGAAATCGTAAACTTTGAAAGCACAGAAGTGATTGATCTAGGAACAGGAAATGGTCGGCTCTTAATATCTGTACGTGAAGCTGGATTTGAAGGTCAGCTAACTGGCCTTGATTACTCAGCGCCCGCTGTCGAGTTTGCCGAGTCCGTCGCCGCTGAAGAACAAATCGAAAACATCAAGTTCCAGCATGCTGACTTTTTAACATCCTCTAATTGGAATGAGAGTCAGAGTCAATGGGATGTAGTACTAGACAAGGGGACGTTGGATGCTATTGCACTGTCTTCTGAAAAATACAAGGGAGAAGACGAAGTAGAGCGCACTGGTGTGGAACAATACGCCCACGCTGTAAAGGATATGGTTAAAAGTAAAGGTATTCTGCTCATTACGTCATGCAACTTTACAGAACCCGAACTTATAAATGCTATTACCAAAGAAGGGGCATTTGAAAAGTGGAGAATAGTCAAATACCCTTCGTTTGAATTTGGTGGTGCCAAAGGTCAAACCATCTGTACAGTTGCATTTAGAAAACGGGAATAA
- the YRB2 gene encoding Yrb2p (hypothetical protein; involved in nuclear processes of the Ran-GTPase cycle; involved in nuclear protein export; contains Ran Binding Domain and FxFG repeats; interacts with Srm1p, GTP-Gsp1p, Rna1p and Crm1p; relocalizes to the cytosol in response to hypoxia; not essential for viability; GO_component: GO:0005829 - cytosol [Evidence IDA] [PMID 22932476]; GO_component: GO:0016021 - integral component of membrane [Evidence ISM] [PMID 12192589]; GO_component: GO:0005643 - nuclear pore [Evidence IDA] [PMID 10684247]; GO_component: GO:0005634 - nucleus [Evidence IEA,IEA]; GO_component: GO:0005634 - nucleus [Evidence IDA] [PMID 22932476]; GO_component: GO:0005634 - nucleus [Evidence IDA] [PMID 9121474]; GO_component: GO:0005634 - nucleus [Evidence IDA] [PMID 9395535]; GO_function: GO:0005096 - GTPase activator activity [Evidence IEA]; GO_function: GO:0003674 - molecular_function [Evidence ND]; GO_process: GO:0046907 - intracellular transport [Evidence IEA]; GO_process: GO:0043547 - positive regulation of GTPase activity [Evidence IEA]; GO_process: GO:0006611 - protein export from nucleus [Evidence IMP] [PMID 9636166]; GO_process: GO:0015031 - protein transport [Evidence IEA]; GO_process: GO:0031938 - regulation of chromatin silencing at telomere [Evidence IMP] [PMID 17904525]; GO_process: GO:0000056 - ribosomal small subunit export from nucleus [Evidence IMP] [PMID 12082158]; GO_process: GO:0006810 - transport [Evidence IEA]), translated as MGSSHKQSEMSDSTEPKEVQAVEAPVSENTAVESAKPQAAKPVPPPLPPRPRKRSRDELNDDITTGDEETSSHPIQSKKQKSDSPRDGDALSNGSEVVATIDSSKADEESSGTAKETNEDADSEINSKSNIEAEIKGELNGENAQSDSQTIDTKDKAIDTLDEPIVPSTEDSQAKVNQDAEDTEQIETNDEANDVEQPKETEDLKTTSQDTVEDRKDTQSFDADADTEEQSKIDNVNDKKEPIAVGEETSSTTNDKEEDDKEEDPNPPKAVFGSGTAFGSRPSSSSSINVFGSGTSFGSKSFSGVSVFGSGSVSKNDESLSNAESSSPASAAAEDKPVTSVFGSGTSFGSNSIFGSRSKLREESSRSTSIFDRPDTADSIHNSDEDDTTNDGSEARDESQDQLFVKVPAPLEQKHIETGEESEDSVFSCRARLYALNLTNSASGWKERGVGTLHVNKERDNKKARIVMRADSVFRVILNLPLLPTSEVLEGMKSSMVSEKFVRVTGFEGETPFQFAIKAGNKDLAKTLLTTIQTLIKELGQ; from the coding sequence atggGATCCTCCCACAAACAGAGCGAAATGTCTGATAGTACAGAACCAAAAGAAGTACAAGCTGTAGAAGCACCAGTTAGCGAGAATACAGCAGTAGAATCGGCAAAGCCACAGGCGGCAAAACCTGTTCCACCTCCATTACCTCCTCGACCAAGGAAACGATCGCGGGACGAACTTAACGATGACATCACAACAGGTGACGAAGAGACCTCTTCACATCCTATACAGAGTAAAAAGCAGAAGTCTGACAGTCCAAGAGATGGTGATGCCCTTTCTAATGGTAGCGAGGTAGTTGCTACAATTGATAGTAGCAAGGCCGACGAAGAGTCGAGTGGCACCGCAAAGGAAACGAATGAGGATGCTGATAGCGAAATAAACAGTAAATCAAACATTGAAGCAGAGATTAAAGGCGAATTAAATGGTGAGAATGCCCAGAGCGACTCTCAGACGATAGATACAAAAGACAAAGCCATAGATACACTTGATGAGCCGATCGTGCCAAGTACCGAAGATTCACAAGCTAAGGTGAACCAAGACGCTGAAGACACTGAACAAATTGAGACCAATGATGAGGCTAATGATGTCGAACAACCtaaagaaacagaagatTTGAAAACAACCAGCCAAGATACAGTCGAAGATAGGAAAGATACACAGTCGTTCGACGCAGATGCGGACACGGAAGAACAGTCTAAGATTGATAATGTCAATGACAAGAAAGAACCTATCGCAGTAGGCGAAGAAACATCTAGTACGACCAACGACAAGGAAGAGGACgataaagaagaagatccaAATCCTCCTAAAGCTGTTTTCGGGTCTGGTACAGCTTTTGGATCTAGACcatcatcctcttcttctattaATGTTTTTGGATCTGGAACTAGCTTTGGTTCCAAGTCGTTTTCTGGTGTATCTGTTTTTGGATCTGGTTCGGTCTCGAAAAATGACGAAAGTCTGTCGAACGCAGAGTCTAGTAGTCCTGcctcggcagcagcagaggacAAACCTGTCACATCTGTGTTTGGGTCAGGAACTTCTTTTGGTAGTAACAGTATATTTGGTAGCAGAAGTAAGCTTCGCGAGGAGTCTTCAAGATCTACATCCATCTTTGATCGGCCAGACACTGCTGACAGTATTCACAATTccgacgaagacgacacAACTAATGATGGATCTGAAGCCAGAGACGAATCGCAGGATCAGCTGTTTGTTAAAGTCCCAGCACCCCTCGAACAAAAGCATATTGAAACAGGAGAAGAGTCCGAAGATTCTGTATTTTCTTGTCGGGCACGCCTTTACGCTCTCAATTTGACCAATTCCGCATCAGGCTGGAAAGAACGTGGTGTTGGAACGCTGCACGTCAACAAAGAGCGAGACAATAAAAAGGCACGAATTGTTATGCGAGCAGATAGCGTGTTTCGCGTTATCCTTAATCTGCCACTTTTGCCTACCAGCGAAGTTCTTGAGGGTATGAAAAGTTCTATGGTTAGTGAGAAATTTGTGCGAGTGACTGGATTTGAAGGAGAGACTCCATTCCAGTTCGCTATAAAAGCTGGTAACAAAGACCTGGCAAAAACTCTTCTAACAACCATCCAAACACTAATAAAAGAACTTGGACAATAA
- the KAR3 gene encoding Kar3p (Minus-end-directed microtubule motor; functions in mitosis and meiosis, localizes to the spindle pole body and localization is dependent on functional Cik1p, required for nuclear fusion during mating; potential Cdc28p substrate; GO_component: GO:0005737 - cytoplasm [Evidence IEA]; GO_component: GO:0005881 - cytoplasmic microtubule [Evidence IDA] [PMID 2138512]; GO_component: GO:0005856 - cytoskeleton [Evidence IEA,IEA]; GO_component: GO:0016021 - integral component of membrane [Evidence ISM] [PMID 12192589]; GO_component: GO:0005871 - kinesin complex [Evidence IEA]; GO_component: GO:0005874 - microtubule [Evidence IEA]; GO_component: GO:0005874 - microtubule [Evidence IDA] [PMID 14562095]; GO_component: GO:0005634 - nucleus [Evidence IEA,IEA]; GO_component: GO:0005634 - nucleus [Evidence IDA] [PMID 14562095]; GO_component: GO:0000922 - spindle pole [Evidence IDA] [PMID 14562095]; GO_component: GO:0005816 - spindle pole body [Evidence IEA]; GO_component: GO:0005816 - spindle pole body [Evidence IDA] [PMID 11729143]; GO_component: GO:0005816 - spindle pole body [Evidence IDA] [PMID 2138512]; GO_component: GO:0005816 - spindle pole body [Evidence IDA] [PMID 8106549]; GO_function: GO:0005524 - ATP binding [Evidence IEA,IEA]; GO_function: GO:0008017 - microtubule binding [Evidence IEA]; GO_function: GO:0008017 - microtubule binding [Evidence IDA] [PMID 22734002]; GO_function: GO:0003777 - microtubule motor activity [Evidence IEA]; GO_function: GO:0008569 - minus-end-directed microtubule motor activity [Evidence IDA] [PMID 8041770]; GO_function: GO:0000166 - nucleotide binding [Evidence IEA]; GO_function: GO:0046982 - protein heterodimerization activity [Evidence IPI] [PMID 16107877]; GO_process: GO:0007049 - cell cycle [Evidence IEA]; GO_process: GO:0051301 - cell division [Evidence IEA]; GO_process: GO:0000741 - karyogamy [Evidence IEA]; GO_process: GO:0000742 - karyogamy involved in conjugation with cellular fusion [Evidence IMP] [PMID 2138512]; GO_process: GO:0007126 - meiotic nuclear division [Evidence IDA,IMP] [PMID 11729143]; GO_process: GO:0008152 - metabolic process [Evidence IEA]; GO_process: GO:0007018 - microtubule-based movement [Evidence IEA]; GO_process: GO:0007067 - mitotic nuclear division [Evidence IGI] [PMID 9201713]; GO_process: GO:0007064 - mitotic sister chromatid cohesion [Evidence IGI,IMP] [PMID 14742714]; GO_process: GO:0000743 - nuclear migration involved in conjugation with cellular fusion [Evidence IMP] [PMID 16380440]; GO_process: GO:0000743 - nuclear migration involved in conjugation with cellular fusion [Evidence IMP] [PMID 19386762]; GO_process: GO:0000743 - nuclear migration involved in conjugation with cellular fusion [Evidence IMP] [PMID 2138512]), translating into MSCGSRSQEDLGDNEKYLPVYLRLKPRPANHVQDPFLSLVPGSPQVVVDPPKNSRYKVQEAFSFNGIFKESSGQIDVYKSAVLPLVQTVLKNHNDALLFSMGASGSGKTHTILGYKQTPGMIHFALDTIFKSIHSKIAEFETAEAISDMNSSKSGTSRTRTSQAIEAGIMLDWSNESKSNNHVSPNNLLLNGFSLDDKIDVSDKYSYAMYISMVEIYNDRIFDLYGDANKRGALGRRPALLIKTDPETGKSYLTDVRKVYVADKEEAFKTIEHGLSLRAAHSTGSNQSSSRSHAFIIIEIKRINKVDSSISSSTLTIADLAGSERVKASRTQGNRLVESCAINKSLMLLGQCLQKQRGSGNNNPADIAALRSSKLTQLLLSNAFNPKLHQRSALLVTIDHYGDYNQASQILRYSALAREVSVPQTRIPSLRSVSNSSSSSAHSNESTTLTEGSDDDQEEHLLLRVKELEAALAESQAALAASEEHALLIEQQVREEMADEMESYIDKLTSRFYDRLDDEIDRNQNYTDSKLEIMQALLSRDIPKYREMEAEIAHLRQENMFLREQL; encoded by the coding sequence ATGAGTTGTGGCAGTCGTAGTCAAGAAGATTTGGGGGATAACGAGAAGTACCTTCCAGTATATCTGAGATTAAAACCCCGACCAGCAAACCATGTCCAGGATCCCTTTTTGTCGCTTGTACCAGGATCACCCCAAGTGGTAGTGGACCCGCCTAAAAACAGCAGATACAAAGTGCAAGAAGCATTCAGCTTCAATGGAATCTTTAAAGAAAGCAGTGGCCAGATAGATGTATACAAAAGTGCCGTGTTACCGTTAGTTCAAACTGTGCTTAAGAACCATAACGATGCTCTGTTATTCTCAATGGGTGCCTCTGGTTCAGGCAAAACCCATACAATTCTCGGTTACAAACAAACTCCAGGTATGATTCATTTTGCATTAGATACGATTTTTAAATCTATTCATAGTAAAATTGCTGAGTTTgaaacagcagaagcaaTTAGCGACATGAATTCATCCAAATCAGGAACCAGTCGTACTCGTACATCACAAGCGATTGAGGCAGGCATTATGCTCGACTGGAGCAACGAATCGAAAAGTAACAATCACGTCTCTCCTAacaatcttcttcttaatGGATTTTCTTTGGATGATAAGATAGATGTCAGTGACAAATACTCTTATGCCATGTATATTTCAATGGTTGAAATATACAATGATCGTATATTTGATCTGTATGGAGATGCGAACAAGAGAGGTGCTTTGGGCCGTAGACCAGCTCTCTTGATCAAGACTGATCCTGAAACCGGCAAGTCATATCTCACAGACGTTCGAAAGGTATATGTGGCGGATAAAGAGGAAGCATTCAAGACTATTGAGCATGGCTTGTCTCTACGAGCTGCCCATTCTACAGGATCTAATCAGTCATCAAGTCGATCACACGCATTTATAATTATTGAAATCAAGCGAATCAACAAAGTAGATTCAAGTATTTCATCGTCTACTCTGACAATCGCTGATCTGGCAGGTTCAGAACGAGTGAAAGCATCCAGAACCCAGGGAAACCGCCTAGTAGAAAGCTGTGCTATAAACAAATCTCTCATGTTACTTGGTCAGTGTCTTCAAAAGCAGAGGGGATCAGGTAACAACAACCCTGCTGACATTGCTGCACTTCGTAGTAGTAAACTCACTCAATTATTACTTTCCAATGCTTTCAACCCCAAGTTACATCAACGGTCTGCACTTCTTGTGACTATCGATCATTATGGCGACTATAACCAAGCATCACAGATTCTACGATATTCAGCTTTGGCCAGAGAAGTGTCAGTGCCTCAAACAAGGATTCCCTCGCTTAGAAGTGTATCCAATAGCTCCAGTAGCTCTGCTCACAGTAACGAATCCACGACTCTAACTGAGGGATCCGATGACGACCAGGAGGAGCACTTACTACTCCGAGTAAAGGAGCTAGAAGCTGCTCTGGCTGAGTCACAAGCGGCGCTTGCTGCATCTGAAGAGCACGCATTGTTAATTGAGCAGCAAGTGCGTGAAGAAATGGCAGATGAAATGGAGTCTTATATTGACAAGCTGACTTCACGGTTTTACGACCGTCTCGACGACGAAATAGACCGAAACCAAAACTACACAGACAGTAAGCTCGAAATCATGCAAGCTCTGTTGAGTAGAGATATTCCGAAATATCGGGAGATGGAGGCGGAAATTGCACACCTCCGTCAGGAGAACATGTTTCTACGAGAACAACTCTAA